From one Rattus norvegicus strain BN/NHsdMcwi chromosome 7, GRCr8, whole genome shotgun sequence genomic stretch:
- the Mmp19 gene encoding matrix metalloproteinase-19 precursor produces MDWQQLWLAFLLPVTVSGRALGPAEKEAVVDYLLQYGYLQKPLEGADDFRLEDITEALRTFQEASELPVSGQMDDATRARMKQPRCGLEDPFNQKTLKYLLLGHWRKKHLTFRILNVPSTLSPSRVRAALHQAFKYWSNVAPLTFREVKAGWADIRLSFHGRQSPYCSNSFDGPGKVLAHADVPELGSVHFDNDEFWTEGTYQGVNLRIIAAHEVGHALGLGHSRYTQALMAPVYAGYQPYFRLHPDDVAGIQALYGKRRPEPEDEEEEVEMHTVSTVTTKPSPMPNPCSSEVDAMMLGPRGKTYAFKGDYVWTVTDSGPGPLFRVSALWEGLPGNLDAAVYSPRTQRTHFFKGNKVWRYVDFKLSPGFPMKLNRVEPNLDAALYWPVNQKVFLFKGSGYWQWDELTRTDLSRYPKPIKELFTGVPDQPSAAMSWQDGQVYFFKGKEYWRLNQQLRVAKGYPRNTTHWMHCSPRTPDTNSLTGDVTTPATVESVLDVPSATDAASLSSSANVTLLGA; encoded by the exons ATGGACTGGCAGCAGCTGTGGCTGGCCTTCTTACTTCCTGTGACAGTCTCAGGCCGGGCTCTGGGGCCTGCAGAGAAGGAGGCGGTGGTG GATTACCTGTTGCAGTATGGGTATCTACAGAAACCTCTGGAAGGAGCTGATGACTTCAGGCTAGAAGATATCACAGAGGCTCTAAG aactttccaggAAGCATCTGAACTGCCTGTTTCCGGTCAGATGGATGATGCCACAAGGGCCCGTATGAAGCAGCCCCGTTGTGGCCTGGAGGATCCTTTCAACCAGAAGACTCTGAAATACCTGCTTCTGG GCCACTGGAGAAAGAAGCACTTGACATTCCGCATCTTGAACGTGCCCTCCACCCTCTCACCCTCCAGAGTCCGAGCAGCCCTGCATCAAGCCTTTAAGTATTGGAGCAATGTAGCCCCCCTGACCTTCCGGGAGGTGAAAGCTGGTTGGGCTGATATCCGCCTCTCGTTCCATGGCCGCCAAAGCCCATACTGCTCCAACAGCTTTGATGGGCCTG GGAAGGTCCTGGCCCATGCTGACGTCCCAGAGCTTGGCAGTGTACACTTCGATAACGATGAATTCTGGACCGAGGGCACCTACCAGGGAGTGAACCTACGCATCATTGCGGCCCATGAGGTGGGCCACGCCCTGGGACTTGGGCATTCCCGATATACCCAGGCACTCATGGCGCCTGTTTACGCTGGCTACCAGCCCTACTTCAGGCTGCATCCGGATGATGTGGCAGGGATCCAGGCGCTCTATG GCAAGAGGAGGCCGGAgccagaagatgaggaggaagaggtggagatgCACACTGTGTCAACAGTGACCACAAAACCCAGTCCCATGCCAAACCCCTGCAGCAGTGAAGTGGATGCCATGATGCTAG GGCCTCGGGGGAAGACCTATGCTTTCAAGGGTGACTATGTGTGGACTGTAACAGATTCAGGGCCAGGGCCCTTGTTCCGAGTGTCTGCCCTTTGGGAGGGGCTTCCTGGAAACCTGGATGCTGCTGTCTACTCTCCCCGGACACAGCGGACTCATTTCTTCAAGG GAAACAAGGTGTGGCGGTATGTGGATTTCAAGTTGTCTCCTGGCTTTCCCATGAAACTCAACAGAGTGGAACCCAACCTAGATGCAGCTCTCTATTGGCCTGTTAATCAGAAGGTGTTCCTTTTTAAG GGCTCAGGATACTGGCAATGGGATGAACTGACCAGAACTGACCTCAGTCGCTACCCCAAACCAATCAAGGAACTTTTCACTGGAGTGCCAGACCAACCCTCAGCAGCTatgagctggcaagatggccaaGTCTACTTCTTCAAGGGCAAAGAGTACTGGCGCCTTAACCAGCAACTTCGAGTGGCAAAGGGCTATCCCAGAAATACGACACACTGGATGCACTGTAGTCCTCGGACTCCAGACACTAACTCATTAACTGGGGATGTGACCACTCCTGCAACCGTGGAATCAGTCTTGGATGTTCCCTCTGCCACAGACGCTGCCTCCCTCTCATCCTCAGCTAATGTCACCTTGCTAGGGGCCTGA
- the Mmp19 gene encoding matrix metalloproteinase-19 isoform X2, giving the protein MDWQQLWLAFLLPVTVSGRALGPAEKEAVVDYLLQYGYLQKPLEGADDFRLEDITEALRTFQEASELPVSGQMDDATRARMKQPRCGLEDPFNQKTLKYLLLGHWRKKHLTFRILNVPSTLSPSRVRAALHQAFKYWSNVAPLTFREVKAGWADIRLSFHGRQSPYCSNSFDGPGKVLAHADVPELGSVHFDNDEFWTEGTYQGVNLRIIAAHEVGHALGLGHSRYTQALMAPVYAGYQPYFRLHPDDVAGIQALYGKRRPEPEDEEEEVEMHTVSTVTTKPSPMPNPCSSEVDAMMLGPRGKTYAFKGDYVWTVTDSGPGPLFRVSALWEGLPGNLDAAVYSPRTQRTHFFKGLRILAMG; this is encoded by the exons ATGGACTGGCAGCAGCTGTGGCTGGCCTTCTTACTTCCTGTGACAGTCTCAGGCCGGGCTCTGGGGCCTGCAGAGAAGGAGGCGGTGGTG GATTACCTGTTGCAGTATGGGTATCTACAGAAACCTCTGGAAGGAGCTGATGACTTCAGGCTAGAAGATATCACAGAGGCTCTAAG aactttccaggAAGCATCTGAACTGCCTGTTTCCGGTCAGATGGATGATGCCACAAGGGCCCGTATGAAGCAGCCCCGTTGTGGCCTGGAGGATCCTTTCAACCAGAAGACTCTGAAATACCTGCTTCTGG GCCACTGGAGAAAGAAGCACTTGACATTCCGCATCTTGAACGTGCCCTCCACCCTCTCACCCTCCAGAGTCCGAGCAGCCCTGCATCAAGCCTTTAAGTATTGGAGCAATGTAGCCCCCCTGACCTTCCGGGAGGTGAAAGCTGGTTGGGCTGATATCCGCCTCTCGTTCCATGGCCGCCAAAGCCCATACTGCTCCAACAGCTTTGATGGGCCTG GGAAGGTCCTGGCCCATGCTGACGTCCCAGAGCTTGGCAGTGTACACTTCGATAACGATGAATTCTGGACCGAGGGCACCTACCAGGGAGTGAACCTACGCATCATTGCGGCCCATGAGGTGGGCCACGCCCTGGGACTTGGGCATTCCCGATATACCCAGGCACTCATGGCGCCTGTTTACGCTGGCTACCAGCCCTACTTCAGGCTGCATCCGGATGATGTGGCAGGGATCCAGGCGCTCTATG GCAAGAGGAGGCCGGAgccagaagatgaggaggaagaggtggagatgCACACTGTGTCAACAGTGACCACAAAACCCAGTCCCATGCCAAACCCCTGCAGCAGTGAAGTGGATGCCATGATGCTAG GGCCTCGGGGGAAGACCTATGCTTTCAAGGGTGACTATGTGTGGACTGTAACAGATTCAGGGCCAGGGCCCTTGTTCCGAGTGTCTGCCCTTTGGGAGGGGCTTCCTGGAAACCTGGATGCTGCTGTCTACTCTCCCCGGACACAGCGGACTCATTTCTTCAAGG GGCTCAGGATACTGGCAATGGGATGA
- the Mmp19 gene encoding matrix metalloproteinase-19 isoform X1, with product MDDATRARMKQPRCGLEDPFNQKTLKYLLLGHWRKKHLTFRILNVPSTLSPSRVRAALHQAFKYWSNVAPLTFREVKAGWADIRLSFHGRQSPYCSNSFDGPGKVLAHADVPELGSVHFDNDEFWTEGTYQGVNLRIIAAHEVGHALGLGHSRYTQALMAPVYAGYQPYFRLHPDDVAGIQALYGKRRPEPEDEEEEVEMHTVSTVTTKPSPMPNPCSSEVDAMMLGPRGKTYAFKGDYVWTVTDSGPGPLFRVSALWEGLPGNLDAAVYSPRTQRTHFFKGNKVWRYVDFKLSPGFPMKLNRVEPNLDAALYWPVNQKVFLFKGSGYWQWDELTRTDLSRYPKPIKELFTGVPDQPSAAMSWQDGQVYFFKGKEYWRLNQQLRVAKGYPRNTTHWMHCSPRTPDTNSLTGDVTTPATVESVLDVPSATDAASLSSSANVTLLGA from the exons ATGGATGATGCCACAAGGGCCCGTATGAAGCAGCCCCGTTGTGGCCTGGAGGATCCTTTCAACCAGAAGACTCTGAAATACCTGCTTCTGG GCCACTGGAGAAAGAAGCACTTGACATTCCGCATCTTGAACGTGCCCTCCACCCTCTCACCCTCCAGAGTCCGAGCAGCCCTGCATCAAGCCTTTAAGTATTGGAGCAATGTAGCCCCCCTGACCTTCCGGGAGGTGAAAGCTGGTTGGGCTGATATCCGCCTCTCGTTCCATGGCCGCCAAAGCCCATACTGCTCCAACAGCTTTGATGGGCCTG GGAAGGTCCTGGCCCATGCTGACGTCCCAGAGCTTGGCAGTGTACACTTCGATAACGATGAATTCTGGACCGAGGGCACCTACCAGGGAGTGAACCTACGCATCATTGCGGCCCATGAGGTGGGCCACGCCCTGGGACTTGGGCATTCCCGATATACCCAGGCACTCATGGCGCCTGTTTACGCTGGCTACCAGCCCTACTTCAGGCTGCATCCGGATGATGTGGCAGGGATCCAGGCGCTCTATG GCAAGAGGAGGCCGGAgccagaagatgaggaggaagaggtggagatgCACACTGTGTCAACAGTGACCACAAAACCCAGTCCCATGCCAAACCCCTGCAGCAGTGAAGTGGATGCCATGATGCTAG GGCCTCGGGGGAAGACCTATGCTTTCAAGGGTGACTATGTGTGGACTGTAACAGATTCAGGGCCAGGGCCCTTGTTCCGAGTGTCTGCCCTTTGGGAGGGGCTTCCTGGAAACCTGGATGCTGCTGTCTACTCTCCCCGGACACAGCGGACTCATTTCTTCAAGG GAAACAAGGTGTGGCGGTATGTGGATTTCAAGTTGTCTCCTGGCTTTCCCATGAAACTCAACAGAGTGGAACCCAACCTAGATGCAGCTCTCTATTGGCCTGTTAATCAGAAGGTGTTCCTTTTTAAG GGCTCAGGATACTGGCAATGGGATGAACTGACCAGAACTGACCTCAGTCGCTACCCCAAACCAATCAAGGAACTTTTCACTGGAGTGCCAGACCAACCCTCAGCAGCTatgagctggcaagatggccaaGTCTACTTCTTCAAGGGCAAAGAGTACTGGCGCCTTAACCAGCAACTTCGAGTGGCAAAGGGCTATCCCAGAAATACGACACACTGGATGCACTGTAGTCCTCGGACTCCAGACACTAACTCATTAACTGGGGATGTGACCACTCCTGCAACCGTGGAATCAGTCTTGGATGTTCCCTCTGCCACAGACGCTGCCTCCCTCTCATCCTCAGCTAATGTCACCTTGCTAGGGGCCTGA
- the Tmem198b gene encoding uncharacterized protein LOC500762 isoform X1, whose translation MEKASLPLTLTSYPRPFNQQLPEPPDPRCILEPQDSLALAPALVCALCCCFGIIYCCLGYRCFKAVMFLSGLLSGALVIFLLCHKERVLETQLSLEVSAGIALGIGLLCGLVTMLVRSVGLFLTGLLLGLTLGAGTLLGTEPIYRPHSAWVPVGGLIGLALLGALLTLRWPRPFTVLGTALLGAAVLVACADYFLEGLALGTRLGKRLQALPELPPLCWYSWVLLGTWPILGALGTLAQWKLMAEERGSHTNVILSHQQRHLQLLRLHQQESKRHRTPSGTGLCGGRCRNQLPPNIRSPAHRPAPSYQQSLRELELVPSPQATGPHTVLDLDSDCSSTVLLTTPH comes from the exons ATGGAGAAAGCCTCCTTGCCTCTGACTTTAACATCTTACCCAAGGCCCTTTAATCAACAACTCCCAGAGCCTCCAGACCCAAGATGCATCTTGGAACCCCAGGACAGCCTCGCCCTGGCCCCTGCTCTTGTGTGTGCCCTTTGCTGCTGCTTTGGAATCATCTACTGCTGCCTCG GCTACCGCTGCTTCAAGGCAGTGATGTTTCTCTCCGGTCTGCTGTCAGGCGCTCTAGTGATCTTCCTGCTGTGCCATAAGGAGCGGGTGCTGGAGACACAGTTGAGCCTGGAGGTGAGCGCAGGCATCGCCCTGGGCATTGGACTCCTCTGTGGCCTGGTCACCATGCTGGTCCGCAGTGTTGGGCTCTTTCTGACCGGTCTCCTGCTAGGTCTGACCCTGGGTGCTGGAACCTTACTGGGCACTGAACCCATCTACCGGCCACATTCAGCCTGGGTGCCAGTCGGAGGACTGATAGGGCTGGCACTGCTGGGAGCCCTGCTCACACTTCGGTGGCCACGTCCGTTCACAGTCCTAGGCACAGCACTGCTAGGTGCTGCGGTACTGGTGGCCTGTGCTGACTACTTCTTGGAAGGACTGGCCCTAGGCACTCGGCTGGGTAAACGCCTGCAGGCACTTCCAGAGTTGCCTCCTCTTtgctggtatagctgggtcttgctGGGAACCTGGCCAATCTTGGGGGCTCTTGGGACACTGGCCCAGTGGAAACTCATGGCTGAGGAACGTGGAAGCCACACCAATG TGATCTTGAGCCACCAGCAAAGGCACCTCCAGCTCCTTCGGCTCCATCAGCAAGAGTCGAAGAGGCACCGGACCCCTTCTGGGACAGGACTGTGTGGAGGCAGATGTCGGAATCAGCTTCCCCCCAACATCCGGAGCCCTGCTCACAGGCCAGCTCCA AGTTATCAGCAGAGTCTCCGTGAGCTTGAGCTGGTACCAAGCCCCCAGGCCACAGGCCCCCACACCGTCCTGGACCTTGATTCTGACTGCAGCTCCACCGTCCTCCTTACCACACCTCACTGA